The following are from one region of the Trichoderma breve strain T069 chromosome 5, whole genome shotgun sequence genome:
- a CDS encoding exonuclease domain-containing protein — protein MAELSSNWKKLQAQLKAEAASKPSTKRKAEEQLQSSPRKKPFETTKTKASKPLIRKDKPPVRRMGGVQSSAAIEKPKQTPSPSLAIWAEDHGVSAEDLAEAGLEIGKYVAIDCEMVGVGPGGHESALARISIVDFHGRQVYDSYVKPKERVTNWRTAVSGISQKEMRFARDFDEVQKEVSDILQDRILIGHDIKHDLDALKLSHSLKNIRDTAKYPAFKKYGHGRKPALKILAKEILGIEIQSGPHSSTEDARATMLLFRKHKSGFDMDHVNRFAPKQPANAGTSRLKKKTKKKT, from the exons ATGGCCGAGCTCTCTTCCAACTGGAAAAAACTTCAAGCTCAACTAAAAGCTGAGGCAGCttccaagccatcaacaaaacgaaaggctgaagagcagCTACAATCCTCACCGCGGAAAAAGCCCTTTGAAACAACAAAGACCAAGGCGTCTAAACCGCTAATTCGAAAAGATAAGCCGCCTGTTCGTAGAATGGGCGGTGTCCAAAGCTCGGCAGCAATAGAAAAACCGAAGCAaactccatcaccatccttgGCGATTTGGGCTGAAGATCATGGAGTCTCTGCGGAGGATTTGGCAGAGGC TGGACTCGAGATTGGAAAGTATGTCGCTATCGACTGCGAGATGGTAGGCGTTGGCCCCGGCGGACATGAATCAGCCCTGGCACGCATCAGCATCGTCGACTTCCATGGACGGCAAGTCTATGATTCATACGTCAAGCCGAAAGAGCGCGTGACCAACTGGAGAACGGCCGTCAGTGGAATCTCTCAAAAAGAAATGAGATTCGCAAGAGATTTCGACGAGGTTCAGAAAGAAGTCAGCGATATTTTGCAAGACAGAATTCTCATTGGCCATGATATCAAGCATGACTTGGATGCTCTCAAACTCAGCCACTCTCTCAAGAATATACGCGATACCGCCAAATATCCGGCGTTCAAAAAATATGGCCACGGCAGGAAACCCGCGCTGAAGATTCTTGCCAAGGAAATTCTCGGCATCGAAATCCAAAGTGGACCGCATTCTAGTACTGAAGATGCCAGAGCTACTATGCTTCTGTTTCGGAAGCACAAGTCCGGTTTTGACATGGATCATGTCAACCGATTTGCTCCAAAGCAACCAGCAAATGCTGGCACATCTCGACTTAAAAAGAAGACTAAGAAGAAGACATGA
- a CDS encoding MOZ/SAS family domain-containing protein: protein MGGGTPHGEPSVGSDTPRQKGKATPETLKTGCIAWVEKDGQPRRAEILSIKETKSGKHYYCNFDNFNKRLDEWVPVARIDFTQEPKKSQVSKKAQKRPGKREQSVNSEATTPHPWTEFVETQGQRKSSSVGPEAESQAGVSFEASATPGAGDDLLADEKEDEGKKDEHGFSREEEIEKLRTSGSMTQNPAEISRIRNISKVQFGKNDLFPWYFSPYPEIFALEDVIYICEFCLSYYGDEFAFTRHRKKCTLQHPPGNEIYRDDYVSFFEIDGRRQRTWCRNLCLLSKMFLDHKTLYYDVDPFLFYVMTMRTDKGCHIVGYFSKEKESADAYNVACILTLPQYQRKGYGRLLIQFSYELSKIEGKLGSPEKPLSDLGLLSYRQYWSENILDLLLGYNERDEKVTIEAISTALAMTTQDVEHTLQAMKMQVYHKSDHKIVIPERLIEQREKQKLKRKRVLDPLKIQWKPPVFTASSRTWGW from the exons ATGGGTGGCGGCACTCCCCATGGCGAGCCGTCCGTAGGCTCCGATACACCCCGCCAAAAGGGCAAAGCAACACCCGAGACGCTGAAGACAGGCTGCATTGCCTGGGTCGAGAAAGATGGCCAGCCGCGACGAGCCGAAATCCTAAGCATAAAGGAAACAAAGTCAGGGAAGCACTATTACTGCAACTTTGACAACTTCAACAAGCGTCTGGATGAATGGGTGCCGGTTGCACGAATTGATTTCACTCAGGAA CCCAAGAAGTCGCAAGTTTCGAAGAAAGCGCAGAAGCGGCCTGGCAAACGCGAGCAATCAGTAAACAGCGAGGCCACTACACCACATCCATGGACGG AATTTGTCGAAACGCAGGGGCAGCGAAAATCTTCATCGGTTGGACCAGAGGCGGAGTCGCAAGCGGGCGTCAGTTTTGAGGCGAGCGCAACACCAGGCGCAGGAGATGACCTGCTTGCCgatgagaaggaagatgaaggaaaGAAGGACGAACATGGCTTCAGCCGAGAGGAGGAAATTGAGAAACTGAGGACTTCAGGGTCGATGACACAAAACCCGGCCGAAATTTCGCGAATACGAAACATTTCCAAAGTTCAGTTTGGGAAGAACGACCTCTTCCCATGGTACTTCTCGCCGTACCCCGAGATTTTTGCGCTAGAGGACGTTATATACATCTGCGAATTCTGTCTTAGCTACTATGGGGACGAATTCGCCTTCACGCGACACCGAAAGAAGTGTACGTTGCAGCATCCGCCGGGCAATGAGATCTATCGAGACGACTATGTCTCGTtctttgagattgatggacggcggcagcggaCTTGGTGTCGTAATCTTTGTCTTTTATCCAAGATGTTTCTGGACCATAAGACGCTCTACTACGACGTGGACCCCTTTCTATTCTATGTCATGACGATGCGAACAGACAAGGGATGCCATATTGTAGGATACTTttccaaggagaaggaaagtGCAGATGCATACAACGTGGCTTGTATTCTGACACTTCCACAATACCAGCGTAAGGGTTATGGCCGTCTCTTGATTCAATTTTCATATGAGCTGTCCAAGATTGAAGGCAAACTGGGCTCCCCAGAGAAGCCTTTATCggatcttggccttctcaGTTATCGTCAATACTGGTCTGAGAATATTCTCGACCTACTGCTGGGCTACAATGAACGGGATGAGAAGGTGACGATTGAAGCAATCTCGACGGCGCTGGCGATGACCACACAGGACGTGGAGCACACGCTACAAGCCATGAAGATGCAAGTGTATCATAAGAGTGATCACAAGATCGTGATTCCGGAGAGGTTGATTGAGCAGCGGGAAAAGCAAAAGTTGAAACGGAAAAGGGTTCTCGATCCTCTCAAGATTCAGTGGAAGCCACCAGTATTTACAGCATCGAGCCGTACGTGGGGTTGGTGA
- a CDS encoding MCM2/3/5 family domain-containing protein, translating to MATPGDSNFMMSDGLAPQRRPGGFPSSSSTRPRGPPSENMGTPRDDYGDADGFADDQLPRSSRIPDAASIPKVEDRIGMLVQEHFEGFIENFAEAPLSSGAPPSSAVTTNKYYIAQIRGMKTYQLSTFYVDYKHLAAWENGSLADGIIRQYYRFLPFLTAALHNMIAKYEPQYFRTQSDLSQRKNEHQQTDKLFSIAFYNLPLVSRIRALRAANIGQLLSISGTVTRTSEVRPELSLATFVCEACRAVVPNVEQTFRYTEPTQCPNQTCQNRVSWQLDIRHSTFVDWQKVRIQENSSEIPTGSMPRTMDVILRGEIVDRAKAGEKCIFTGALIVVPDVSQLGLPGLRPTAVRDDRGAPRGADVGGNGISGLKALGVRDLTYRLAFLACMVAPDTTATGQSAASGAIDVVNALTQNHGNISEGTESVEEAQAAVLASMNPSEIEDLRAMVHGDHIYSRLVNSIAPTVYGHEVVKKGILLQLMSGVSKTTAEGMQLRGDINICVVGDPSTSKSQFLKYVCSFAPRAVYTSGKASSAAGLTAAVVKDEETGEFTIEAGALMLADNGICAIDEFDKMDIADQVAIHEAMEQQTISIAKAGIQATLNARTSILAAANPVGGRYNRKTTLRANINMSAPIMSRFDLFFVVLDECSESFDRHLSEHIVRVHQHRDEAITPEFSTEQLQRYIRFAKTFRPEFTDEARETLVEKYKELRADDAQGGAGKNSYRITVRQLESMIRLSEAIAKVNCVEEITPEFVIEAYNLLRQSIISVEHDDIEMEETEDAVEDGETLLRAQDAALGVTPAEDHEGDAAMAEGQDESQVAPRKKHTITYDMYIQMVNMFVQRISEDEAGTGDGVEGSVLINWYLEQKEAEMDGEEDYNREKTLAHMVLKKMVKEKIFMALRGEGLTEGAGPSTPMNVIYVLHPNCAIEEM from the exons ATGGCTACCCCCGGCGATTCCAACTTCATGATGTCGGACGGCTTGGCCCCGCAGAGGCGGCCTGGAGGTTTcccctcgtcctcatcaactCGTCCCCGCGGGCCACCGTCAGAGAACATGGGAACTCCTCGAGACGACTATGGCGATGCTGATGGATTTGCCGACGACCAGCTTCCTCGCAGCTCGCGCATCCCGGATGCCGCCAGCATTCCCAAGGTGGAGGATCGCATTGGCATGCTTGTCCAGGAGCACTTTGAGGGCTTCATTGAAAA CTTCGCCGAAGCTCCTCTGTCATCGGGCGCACCCCCCTCAAGTGCCGTCACAACGAACAAGTACTATATTGCCCAGATAAGGGGTATGAAAACGTACCAACTGTCGACATTCTACGTTGACTACAAGCATCTGGCCGCTTGGGAGAATGGCAGTCTGGCAGACGGTATCATCCGCCAATACTATCGTTTCCTCCCTTTCCTCACCGCTGCATTGCATAACATGATTGCAAAATACGAGCCACAATATTTCC GAACGCAAAGTGATTTGTCCCAAAGGAAAAACGAGCATCAGCAGACGGACAAGCTGTTTTCCATTGCCTTTTATAATCTGCCTCTTGTCTCGCGCATTCGAGCTCTGAGAGCTGCCAACATTGGCCAACTGCTCTCAATCTCCGGCACAGTTACGAGAACCTCAGAGGTTCGGCCCGAGTTATCATTGGCCACATTCGTCTGCGAGGCTTGCCGTGCTGTTGTCCCCAATGTCGAACAAACATTTCGATACACTGAACCCACCCAATGTCCCAACCAGACTTGCCAAAATCGTGTCTCATGGCAATTGGATATTCGTCATAGCACATTTGTTGATTGGCAAAAGGTTCGCATCCAGGAAAACAGCTCTGAAATTCCCACGGGCAGTATGCCTCGTACCATGGATGTCATTCTGAGAGGCGAGATTGTCGATCGTGCCAAGGCTGGTGAAAAGTGCATCTTCACTGGCGCTCTGATTGTGGTGCCCGATGTGAGCCAGCTCGGTCTTCCTGGCTTGCGGCCCACGGCGGTTCGTGATGATCGCGGCGCCCCTCGTGGAGCTGATGTCGGTGGTAACGGCATCTCAGGCCTCAAGGCTCTCGGAGTTCGAGATTTGACATACCGCTTGGCATTCCTTGCGTGCATGGTTGCGCCAGATACCACTGCTACTGGCCAGTCTGCTGCCAGCGGCGCCATCGACGTTGTCAATGCTCTTACTCAGAATCATGGCAACATCTCCGAGGGTACTGAGTCAGTCGAGGAAGCTCAGGCCGCCGTCCTGGCGTCCATGAATCCATCCGAGATTGAGGACCTGCGAGCTATGGTCCACGGTGATCATATCTATTCTCGACTGGTCAATTCTATTGCGCCGACAGTGTATGGACACGAAGTGGTCAAGAAGGGTATCCTCTTGCAGCTCATGTCTGGTGTCAGCAAGACTACGGCTGAAGGAATGCAGTTGAGAGGTGACATCAACATCTGCGTCGTTGGAGATCCTTCGACGTCCAAGTCCCAGTTCCTCAAATATGTGTGCTCCTTTGCGCCACGTGCAGTGTACACCAGCGGCAAAGCCTCGTCTGCTGCCGGTTTGACGGCCGCTGTAgtcaaggatgaggagacGGGAGAGTTTACCATTGAGGCCGGTGCGCTGATGCTtgccgacaatggcatctgcGCCATTGACGAGTTCGACAAGATGGATATTGCTGACCAAGTTGCTATTCACGAAGCCATGGAACAGCAGACAATCTCAATTGCAAAGGCGGGTATCCAAGCAACGCTCAATGCGCGTACAAGTATCCTGGCTGCCGCCAATCCAGTTGGAGGCCGCTATAACCGGAAAACCACTCTGCgtgccaacatcaacatgtcagcgcccatcatgtctcgTTTCGATCTGTTCTTTGTCGTTCTTGATGAATGCTCTGAGTCGTTTGATCGTCACCTTTCAGAGCATATCGTTAGAGTTCACCAGCACCGTGACGAAGCCATCACTCCGGAATTCAGCAcggagcagctccagcggtACATCCGATTCGCGAAAACATTCCGGCCCGAATTTACAGATGAGGCGAGAGAAACCCTTGTTGAGAAATACAAGGAGCTGCGAGCCGACGATGCCCAGGGTGGTGCCGGAAAGAACTCTTATCGAATTACTGTTCGTCAACTGGAGAGTATGATTCGTTTGTCCGAGGCTATTGCCAAGGTCAACTGTGTTGAGGAAATAACCCCCGAATTCGTCATCGAAGCCTACAATCTCCTGCGCCAAAGTATTATCTCTGTTGAGCACGATGatattgagatggaggagacaGAAGATGCCGTGGAAGATGGTGAAACACTGCTCCGTGCTCAGGATGCTGCTCTTGGAGTTACTCCTGCGGAAGATCACGAAGGCGACGCGGCCATGGCCGAAGGCCAAGATGAATCACAGGTTGCGCCCAGGAAGAAGCACACCATCACTTACGACATGTACATCCAAATGGTGAACATGTTCGTCCAGAGGATCAGCGAAGATGAGGCTGGCACCGGCGACGGTGTCGAGGGCAGCGTCCTGATCAACTGGTATCTGGAGCAGAAAGAGGCGGAGAtggacggagaagaagactaCAATAGGGAGAAGACTCTCGCACACATGGTTCTGAAAAAGATGGTCAAG GAAAAAATCTTCATGGCGCTCAGGGGCGAAGGTCTCACCGAGGGCGCAGGCCCCTCAACGCCTATGAACGTCATCTATGTTCTACATCCCAACTGTGCCATCGAGGAGATGTAG
- a CDS encoding hypothetical protein (mitochondrial f1-F0 ATP synthase subunit F of fungi domain-containing protein), which translates to MSFVTRRALSTLIPPKAIGAAPDALRMQRVVSFYEKLPRGAAPEIKGKGLLGRYQAKYFGKNASATPIVHALLFLIGIGYAQNYYFHLRHHKNNAH; encoded by the exons ATGAGCTTCGTCACTCGCCGAGCGCTTTCCACGCTCATTCCCCCCAAG GCAATCGGTGCTGCTCCTGACGCTCTGCGCATGCAGCGTGTCGTCAGCTTCTACGAGAAGCTTCCCCGGGGTGCCGCCCCCGagatcaagggcaagggtCTTCTCGGACGCTACCAGGCCAAGTACTTTGGCAAGAACGCCTCTGCTACTC CTATCGTGCACGCCCTGCTCTTCCTGATCGGCATCGGTTACGCTCAAAACTACTACTTCCACCTGC GTCACCACAAGAACAATGCCCACTAA
- a CDS encoding ribonuclease h2 non-catalytic subunit, with protein MSQPSMLEIRKGEITPSEGVVNLLPCRVQHTGPIGPSSAYWNPTIDENDTRTAYLRGRKLQGKVASLPPNYRGLVLQRKDDEQKDAEEPDVIMIGDDGDEGSVPRLGTMHTVTEFDKMVVWSHDAVTDASADPYLRSVEEWLQVSDSIHSYDAAEKGESK; from the exons ATGTCTCAACCGTCGATGCTTGAAATCCGAAAGGGTGAAATTACCCCAAGTGAAGGCGTCGTCAACTTGCTTCCCTGCCGTGTCCAGCACACAGGCCCTATCGGGCCATCTTCAGCTTACTGGAATCCCACTATAGACGAGA ACGACACGAGGACGGCATATCTTCGAGGAAGGAAACTTCAGGGAAAAGTTGCCTCATTACCTCCGAATTATCGAGGCCTTGTTCTTCAGcgaaaagacgacgagcaaAAAGATGCCGAGGAACCAGATGTCATCATGAtaggagatgatggagatgagggcTCGGTTCCTAGACTGGGAACAATGCATACCGTGACGGAGTTTGATAAAATGGTTGTCTGGTCGCATGACGCAGTTACAGATGCTTCAGCAGATCCTTACCTAAGAAGCGTGGAAGAGTGGCTTCAAGTATCAGATAGT ATACATTCTTATGATGCCGCAGAGAAGGGAGAGTCGAAGTAA
- a CDS encoding ETC complex I subunit conserved region domain-containing protein, translated as MASLRTQSAARLLRNAVRPRLALASMPRRFESTVGKPADVVPAMPSANQPDYDAPVDKATSTFSPVPKRVQDGTEEVLAAATISGAPLELQARTVRIYKEAKPATQSGDFRGERWRMDWDILSKGHRWENPLMGWQSSGDFVQGTHINFKSKEDAIHFAEKQGYEYFVQEPNSRKITPKAYANNFLYSPKKLKHIRTK; from the exons ATGGCGTCTCTCAGAACTCAGTCGGCCGCTCGCCTGCTGCGCAATGCCGTGCGCCCGCGGCTGGCTTTGGCCTCCATGCCCCGCCGCTTCGAAAGCACCGTGGGAAAGCCTGCCGATGTTGTTCCCGCCATGCCCAGCGCCAACCAGCCCGACTACGACGCACCTGTCGACAAGGCTACCTC CACATTTTCTCCGGTTCCCAAGCGTGTGCAAGATGGCACTGAGGAAGTTCTCGCTGCCGCCACTATCTCGGGTGCTCCTCTCGAACTCCAGGCAAGGACGGTCCG TATCTACAAGGAGGCAAAGCCAGCTACACAATCCGGCGACTTCAGGGGCGAGCGCTGGCGAATGGACTGGGATATTCTGTCCAAGGGACACCGATGGGAAAACCCATTGATGGGATGGCAATCCTCGGGAGATTTCGTACAGGGAACCCACATCAACTTCAAGTCCAAGGAGGACGCCATTCATTTCgcagagaagcagggctACGAGTACTTCGTCCAGGAGCCCAACTCGCGCAAGATTACACCCAAAGCATACGCCAACAACTTCCTATACTCGCCCAAGAAGTTGAAGCACATTCGAACAAAATAG